The Metallosphaera hakonensis JCM 8857 = DSM 7519 genome includes the window CTTACCTGGACCCCAAGATGAGGGCTGGGCTTGCTAGAAAGTTCGTGGAGGGGGCCATTAAGAACATGGCCACCGTACTCAGGGAGAACAATTTTCAGGAGGACGCCGTGAAACTTAGGGAGTACCTCAAGTTACTGCCCGAAGACGTAGATGGGATCATGGGAGTTGAGGGGAACGCGAGGAGCTTCTACTTCGAGTCCCTGGATAAGATCCTTGATCAGGACTTCAGGCTGGTAAGGAGGAGCAGGAGACCTCCCGAGAACATGGGGAACTCGCTCATGAGTTTAATGAACACGGTACTTTACGCTGCAGTTCTGGATGAGGTTTATCAAACCCACCTGGACCCCAGGGTTGGGTTTCTCCACTCAACCAATTTCCGAAGGTTCTCCCTGAACTTGGACGTGGCCGAAGTCTTCAGGCCGGTTATCGTCGATAGACTGATGATTTCCATGATAAATAGGAGGGAGATAACCAAGGACGACTTCGAGGAGATGACGGCTGGACTTAAGTTAACCCAAGGGGGGCTAAGGAAGGTGTTAACGGCTTTAGATAAGAGGCTCTCCTCAACGGTAAAGGTTGGGAACAGGAAAATGACGTACTCCAGGATTATTAGGGCTGAACTGTATAAAATTGAGAGACATTTGTCCGGGGACGTGGAGTACTCCCCGTTCTTAATCAGGTAGGAGGCCCCACAAGCCCTGCCTCTAACGATTCGGACCGTGACAAAGACGTCAATTTTCTGCCACCGTAGGAGACTCTTCCATCCTTGCCTTGGGAAGGTGGCAAATCACGATTTCTAACTTCGAGTAGCTCTTCCCGCTTGAGTGTGTCAAACCAATGTGGCAGAGCGGTGGAGATTTGGGGTAGAATCGACACCCTCCTTCAAAAGGTCGTGCGATGTAAGAGAGGTATTTCCACCAATGTTGAGGCCCCATTTATCCCTCTCAAAAGGTGAACCTGATTACTTACCGAAGATGATGAGAGTTGGACTATATGACGTAATTCGTATCACGTCATCGCTGGGTTCATTATGAGAGCCATTAACTTCTCATAACTCCCGGACACCGCCAACGCTTTGATTTCCAAGCTAGGACCGGAGGCGGTAGCAATACCTTTGGAAATACTAGCGTTACAATCGGGCGACGTTACTGCTACCTCACGAATCTTCATGATAAATTAGTGAGAACTCATTTTTTAAATAAAACGTTCCTTTATATCAACTCTCTAAAACCCGCTCATATCCCCCTAGAATATCTAGGAAGTTTTCAACTCAGAGTCTTGTATCATAGAAGTTATGTAAAATATCGTAGCTAATTCTCCGAATTATATTTATATTTAACTTGAAACGTAACTAGGATATTCAAATATTTAAAGATGAACACTGCTAGTAAACAAAAAGGATAAATTTATCCCTTTCCAGTTAACATTATGTTCGCATCGCTTAAGACAATTGGCGAGCTCAAGAGGACTACGGGAAGTAGCTTACCGGTGCAGGAGATTAAGCCCAAGGGAAAGGGGCCCCACGTGTTCAGGCTCATCATTTTTGACAATGACCAACACATGGTTACACATGAGGACATAGAGTTCACCTCTAACACGGTTCACGAGTGGAGGTACGTGGGGAACGCCAAGGCAAACAAACCCATGGACAGATTGACCACGACCGGACTCAACTACATCCTGGGGTTTGATAAGAATAAGGAGATCGAGAAGCCCAACAAGTGGGTCCTGAACGTGGCCCAATCCATACCCAAGGTTGGCGAATACCTGAAGAGGGTGACTTCTTGGTATAGTCCTGAGGAGTGGAAGGACAAGATAGGGGAGGATTGGTTCAACGCGGTGCTTTACAGCGTGGCGGTCAAGGAGAAGGGTGAGAGAATTGACTTGGCTAAGCTCAAGGAGTACGAGGAGTACATCTTGGGAATGGGTGCGGACGAAAAGGGGGAAGTGAGATGCCAGCTATGCGGTCGTCCCACCTCCATGGACAACCCGGATTACCCTGGGGGTACTCTCCTGAAGATATACATAACTGACAAGAAGGGGTTCACCTCAGGTATCCACGACTCCAGGGAGGCGAGGTTCAGGACCCACGTGGTGTGCAGGGACTGCAAGAACCTATTGGAGCTGGGTCAGAGGTTCATCATGGATAAGATGCAAATAAGGGTGGGGAAGCTCAGCGCTTACGTAGTGCCCTCAATAGCTAAGGGAAATAACCCCAAGGTGCTCGATCTTATCAAGGTGGAGGGGAGTGGTTGGATAGTGTCCTTTGAGTCGCTTAGGAAGACCGAGATAGAGGTCTACGATGAGGCCGACTTCATGAATTGGGTTTACGCTGTGACCTTGATCTGGGGTTCGGCCCAACAGTCCAAGTTCTCGGTCTCAAGGGTCATGTATGACATATCGTTCCCGAGGTTCCTGGAGGTGAAGAGGGTCTCTGGGGAACTGGAGAGGGGACTAAGCATTAAGGACTTAACTGGTTGGTCATTGGACGTAAACGCGCTGTATGCAGTTACCCCCATCAAGGAGTCCTCTAGGGGAGTGATTGCGACCCCATTCCTGGACATCATGTCCTCAATCTTAGAGGGTTACTCCCTTGATAGAACCTACGTTCTGTCCTCTTTCCTCCAGGTAATGAAGTGCGTGAGAACTGGGACTTGCCAGAACTCCCTCTCCATGAAGTTGAGCTTGGAGAAGGCTTCCTTAATATCAACTGGATTTATAAGACTCCTTGAACAATTAAGTGATATGAGCTTAACTCAGACCTCCAAGGACTCAATTTCGGATCCCAAGGAGTACGCAGAGAGCCTGGGGCTCACCAAGGGAAAGAAGGGTCTCTTCCTTTTGGGAGTCGTGACAGCCAGCGTGGGCACGGCCCAATGGAAAAAGGGAGACAAGAAGAAGGCAGTCCTGGACAGAATAGACTTCGAGGGGATGGACCTGTCGGACGTCAGGGTTTACGCCTCTAGATTAATGGAGTCGCTCAGGGACTACAACATACTTAAGTATAATGAGGGCCTGCTGGGAGAGGCGGTATCCATGATCAATGAGGACAAGGAATCGCTCTCCTCCCCAGAGGAGAACGTGTTCTGGATACTCTCGGGCTACTCTTGGAGGACCTTAAACTTAATGAAGAGCGGAGAGATAAAGGAGGAGGAAGAGAATGACTAAGATAAACAACAACTCCGAGATCCTCTTCTTATATGAGGCAAAGCTCACCAACCCCAACGGGGATCCCGACGACGAGAACAGGCCCAGAATGGACCCCAAGACCAAGAGGAACCTGGTTAGCGATGTAAGGCTCAAGAGGTATTTCAGGGATTACATCATTTCCAAACTCGGAGAGGACAGCGTATGGGTTACTAAGATTGAGGGTAAGAACGTCGATGCCACCGAGAGACTCAAGAGGATAGGTAGTCCCAAAGACGTCTTGGCCAAGTGTATAGACGCCAGGCTCTTCGGTGCCACCATACCTGAGAAGGGGGAACAGAAGGGGAAGTCCACGTCCTTCACGGGACCGGTCCAGTTCACCTGGGGATATTCCCTCCACAAGGTTGACATGGTCGACTCCAGGTCCATTACTTCCCTATTCTCAGGAAGGGACACCGGGTACGGTAACATAGGCAAGGACTACAGGGTATACTACTCCCTGATAGCGTTCCATGGGGCCGTGAGCGCCAAGAGGGCCGAAATCACGGGTGCCAGCGAGGAGGACCTAAAGACGCTGGATAACTCCCTATGGGACTCCCTCGTTACTGAGACGGTAACCAGGAGCAAGCTGGGACAGAGGCCACTCCTCTACCTTAGAGTTGAGTACTCCTCCCCAGAGAAGATGAAGGGGGACCTGAGGAGGTTCGTGAAGGTTAAGGAGAAAAGTGAGAGCGTGAGGGACTTGACAGACTTGGAAGTGAACCTCGACGCTTTGGTGAATCTCGTGAGCTCCAACGACGTGATCAAGGTTGTAGCGAGGTGTTCCGACGACTTCAAGGGATTCTGCGAACAAGTTAAGAGTGCCTGCGATGAGGGGAAGAAGAACTGCATCGTAGGGTAGAGAAGCATAGGGTATGAGGGAAATGAAGGCCCTCCTGTTTCACGTGAAAGGGGCCATGGCCCACTTCAGGAAAGTGTTCTCCAATTCCACCTCCCTCTCCTATTATTTTCCTCCAAGGACAACCCTGATGGGGATGATAGCTGGGGCCATGGGTAAGGAGAGGGACTCATATTACGAGGAGCTCAACCAATACGAGATCTCGGTTAACCCATTGACGGGATTGAGGAAGATAATGTTCGGTGAGACCTATCTGGACACGGATGAGGTCAGCGTAACCTCTTTGAGGAAATTGAAGCAGGGGGTCCCCACGGGGAGGGAGTTCGTAGTTCCTGCGGGAGAGGAATTCCTAGGGTATGAGGTGGTGGTTTACCCGTTCAACGAAGTCATGATGAAGAGCCTGAGGGCACCGGTCTACCCCATATCCTTGGGACCGGCCAACATGTTGGGTTGGATAGACCAGGTCCAGGAGATACAGTGCGAGGAATTTAATTCAATTTCAGGGAAAATTAATTCGGTCTCCACGCTGAAGCCGGAGATCGAGAAGGACATAAGGATAGCCATTGAGGAAATGGTCCCCAGGGCCTTCGACTCGGGGAGGCACAGCGGACCCCTCACGACCTACTTCCTTGAGATAAGGGGAAAACCCGTCACAGTTAAGGGCTCAGCTAAGGGAGTGAAGTGTGGGGAAAGGAATTACCTGTTTCTTTAGCCTTAACCCGCGGATACATCAAATCCGAGATTAACGTAATACCTTCCCTTTGATTTACGTGCTATTCTATCACCAGAGAAACTATGAATGTGCCATCTGCGAAGGTTGAAGATTCGAAAAGAGGTTTACCTCAGCTTACCATATCTATTTACAAAGGTTGAGGCCAAACTTGGATTTGATATGTATTTGAAAGAAGATAAACTGTGGAACTTAATATCCTAGACCTTGAAGGACAACGCAACTTCTCCCATTGTGCCTTAATATGACTAAGTTTACATTCCGTGACGTGAAGAAATTTGCTACCCGGGAGAGCCGTAAACGTTTATTTAAGTGTAGTCCCCATTCACTATCATGAGCTTTAGGTCTCACCCCGACAAACTACTCATTGACCATCTCAGGGAGGTGGGAGAGGGTGCGGAGAACCTAGTTCCCTCAGATCTCAAGACCGCCTCCTACATCGCCGGATCGCATCACGATCTGGGGAAGTACACCGCGCAGTTTCAGACCCATTTGAAGACAGGGAAGGCTGTGAGATGTTCCTCTCACGCCTCCATCTCGGCCCTCTTCGCTTTCAATACTGCCATTGAGAACAACCTGGACCCGCTCACCTCAGTCCTAGTCATGACGGCGGTGAAGTCCCATCACGGCAGGCTACAGGGACTAACCTCGATCTCCAAGTGGCTCGATACCCTAAGGTATCAAGAGGACACGTGCATTCGTGAACAGTACGAGCAAGTCAGGAGGAACGGAACTGAGACCCGATCCCTCAAGTTTCCGCCCAACCTGGACATGGACCTGGATCAGGTCATTGAACGGGCCCGTAGAGCAGTAAGGGACGCGCGATTGAGGGACAACGCCTGGAGAAACTATTTCCTGGGGACGTTGATCTTTTCCTCCTTGATTGACGCAGACAAACACAGCGCCTCCGGGAACGAGTTCACGGAGACCACTCCACTTCACTTAGAGGAGGTCTACAGGTTCCACGATAACCTCCCAGGAAACAAGATGAAGGATCTTAGGGACGCCCTATTCGAGGCAGTGAGGAAGTGGGACGCGAGGGGAGAGGTAGTGGGGATCATCTCGCCCACGGGGACCGGGAAGACCTTGGCCGGAATCCTGGCGGCGGTGAGAGATGGGAGAAGGGTGATCTACAGTCTCCCATTCATTAGCATTGTGGAACAGACCTTTGATGTGGCGAGCACAATTTTTCCTGATAGGGTTCTGAAGTTCCATCACATGGCTTACCCAGACGAGGATGACGAGAACAAGAGCCCCGAGGACCTGTTACTCATGGTGGAGTCGTGGGACTACCCCATGGTGGTCACTACCTTTGAGTCCCTCCTTTCCACCTTCCTCTCCTACAAGAACGTGAATCTAAAGAGACTTCACAGCCTCTACGGTTCCGTGGTGATACTCGATGAAGTTCAGGCGATCCCGGCCCACAAGTGGTACGTGGTGAAGGAGGCCCTCGATGAGATTTCTAAGGCCTTGGATATACACTTCATTCTCATGAGCGCCACCGTCCCCAGGCTCCTGACCCCGAGGGAAGTCATTGATCCCTTGAAGGGGAGGGAACCCAACAGGGTCAGGGTGGGCTTTGAGAATCGAATTATCTCCCCGGAGGAGTTAGCCCAAGAGTTGGCGGAGAATTTCGAGGGGAGCGTAATGGTGGAGCTCAACACAATATCCTCGGCCGAGAGGGTTGCAGATGAGTTGGTGAAGTACAGGATCCCAGTGGAGTTTCTCTCAACTCACGTGACCCCACACGACCGAAAGTTGAGGATAGACAGGATGAAGGAGAGACTTAGGAGAGGGGACACATTCGTTCTCGTGACGACCCAAGTTGTGGAGGCTGGGGTTGACCTGGACTTCCCGATGGTTTACAGGGACTTGGGACCATTGGATTCGATCATACAAGCTGCCGGGAGGTGCAATAGGAACTTCAACCTTGAGATGGGGGAGGTCAGGGTCAAGAGGGTCAAGAGGGAGAGCGATAGAACGGACTTCTCCCTTGTTTACGGTAAGTTCACTGAGGACGTCACCCTAAGGGTGATCAGGGAGAAGTTTGAGGAGAAGGACTTCAGAGGGATGTTGGATCAGTACTACGGTGAGCTTGAGAGGACCAGGGACCTTGTTCATCAGTCGGAGGATGTGAAAGAGATAGTTAAGATGCTAGATTACGACAAAATGAGCTTCTCCTTGATCGAGGAGGAGCCCAAGTACTCAGTGTTGATACTTGAGAACGAGGAGGCCGAGAGAAACTTAGAGGAGCTCAGGAGGGCCATGAACGTGAAGGGGTATGAGAGGAGGGCCCTGATCAAGAAATGGAGGGCTAAGGTTGAGGAGTATACGGTTAAGGTCTGGGAGGAACCCAAGGACCTTGAATATGACGATAGGTTGAACCTATACATCTCCCCAAAGGAGAAGTATCACAGGATAAAGGGATTCGTGATGGGTGAAGACCAGGAGTCCCTCCTCTGGTGACCGAGAGCCCTTGATCTAGAAATGGAGGTAGGGGATTAACGAGAGTGGTGAGGGATTAGCGGAACATGTGGATGAGCCCAGCGGTTATCATCCATATCTGACAAGTTCTCAATTAAGGACGAGAGGTGTCTGGGTCAAATAGTTATTGGATTTATAGTATTAAAGATTCAAGATTCAAGAATTGTAACCCACGAAAAACGTTAATTTTCCCCATCTCCTACCCCCTCTGGGAGTGTTCTCATGCAGTCATCTTATTCGATAACTACCTGTAAAATTATATCAGATGTTCTCTAATATGCTGTACTCCCCTCAAATAGGCCAGGTTCAAGGGAGTCTCCTCGTCCGAGAAAACATGCGGGTTCATGACGTTCAACAGGGCCAGGCTGTAGTCCGTCATCCCTCTGCTCTTGTTGACGGCCTTCGTGTCCCTGGCTAGCCGAGCTAAGTGCGACCTACAGAACGAGTTGTAACTCTCCGCGGTGTGGGTGTACTTCTTGCCCACGACGTGGTGATCTAGGACTTGATAGATTGAGTAGGCGTCGGTGTAGTGGACCTCGCACTTGGGAAGAGAACTCCAGAGGAAGCTGAAGGTGTTGTAGACCCTGTCGCCGGTGACGAAGAAGGGAACTCCGTCGACCAGGGCGTTCCAGATCCAGAGGTTCTGTCGTCTAGGACCGCGTCTCACGTGTACGTAAGTCCAGCTCTCGTCTAGGACTCCAAGCTTTGCCCTGAAGGCCTTCAATTGGGCTTGCAGGATCAACAGGTTAACGTAGGCCTTCAAGCCGGCCCTCTTCACTAAGCTGTAAACCGTGGTCAAGGGCCTTCCCTCAACCTTGGATATCCCCCTCAAGCTCATCCTGTTGGTGTACTCCTTCAAGATTCTCTCCCTCTGCTCCCTGCTCATCCTGTGACTCGCGTCGTAAAAGGTCCTCCCGCAGACCTTACACCTGTACTTACTCTTCCCTCTCGACGAACCGTTCTTGACCACGCGGTCCGAGTTGCAGGAAGGACATCTCGGCCTCGCGTCCTTTCTTCTCTTGATCCCGAGTTTCTTGATGTAATAATACAAAGTGGAGGGCGGTATCTTGAGCTTGGTGACCTGCACTCCCAACACGTAAGCGTGGCGAATGCGATTTCCTCTGGTCTGTGCTTTCGGGGCCTAAGGTTTAAATTTCTTAGGACGAGAAGTATAAGTTGTGCGAGGGCTACGAGGTTCATGGCACCTACCTAAAGAACCTCGAGGTCCTCGCACATAAGTCTTTTCAATCCCACGCGTCCTCAAGTCTTCAAGTCCACTCGTTTCAACGACCACAAAAGTCCTTGAAGAGATTTCTGCCTCACATTAATATTTTTACAGATACTTATCGAATAAGATGACTGCGTGAGAGCACACCCAGGGAAGGAGTTGCCTGGACCAGCTTCTCAGGTTCAGGGGAGATAAGTTTAAACTGCTCCAACATAACTTGAGCGAGGGACTCCAACCTCTCTTGGGAGTATACGGGAACCTGTACTCAGCTTAAGATGGTTTGTATAGTAGGGCTCTGGGGTCCCTCGCTTAAATCATTTCTCCCTCAACTCTCCACTTGATAATACTAAACATTTAGTATTACAGCACGCGGGAAAACACGTCTCCTCTCTCCTTCTTCGCGCGTAATTCAATCTTTCTCGTCCATTACAAGGAAATTAAACGTATTTCTCCAACTTAATGAGAGATATACCCGTGTTTAAGAAATTTCTTCTTAATGAGTAAAATTGGTGTAACACCACTGTCTTAGGGTAAACATTTACTGGAAATACTAACGAAAACAATTTAAGTATGGGTACCCAGGAATCATGGGTACCCATGAAATTCGTGTTTGGTAAACCCACCGATGAGCCCTTTGATAGGGAGAATGAGACCAGGACCTTACTTTCCATGATTTCCAGGAACCAACCTATTTCGGTCTTGGGAGTCAGGAGAATAGGTAAGACCTCAGTGATCTTGAAGGCCCTGAAGAGCGTGGAGAGGCCCGCAGTCTACCTGAACGCTGAGGAGTTCGTGGAGGGTAAAAGTTTCGATTTGACTTCCTTCATTACCTACTACTCCTCCTTGGTGTTGGCCGAGGCCATTAAGTTCATGGAACCCAAGAGGAAGTTCACCTTAGTGTTGAAGCAGAGGGGAGAGGAGGCAATGAACACATTGAGGGAGCTCTTGGGCTACGTTAAGCTTTCGTTCAACATTGACCTGGTGAGCGTGGGCCTTTCCCTTGAGGGGAGAGGGAGTAAAGACAATATCAGGGAGTTAATGGACCTACCCCAGGAGATCGCTGGGAAGGTAGGGAAGGACTTCGTGGTAGTAATAGACGAGTTTCAATTCCTAAGGTTGGGAGAACAGAACTTTCCAGGGCTTTTTCACTTGATAAGGAGTAAATGGCAGTTCCATGGGAATGTGGAGTACGTGGTTTCGGGATCGTCGGTGGGGATGCTGGAGAGACTGTTCAGCTCCAGGGAAGAGTCCTTTTACCAGTTCTTCTTCCCCATTTACGTGAACCCCTTCTCCAGGGAAACTTCCCTGGACTTCCTAAGGAGGGGATTTGAGGACGAGGGAGTTAGATATGAGGCTGAGAGTCTGAAGTCCGTCGTTGAGGAGCTGGACGGTATCCCAGCATGGTTGAACTACTTCGGATTGAAGGCATTGGGATGCGGGAAAGTTAACGACCCCTGCGTTAGGAGAGTATTGGAGGAGATGTTGGTCGACCCCATGGTGGTGAACATAGTGAGGGAGGAGTA containing:
- a CDS encoding AAA family ATPase, which encodes MKFVFGKPTDEPFDRENETRTLLSMISRNQPISVLGVRRIGKTSVILKALKSVERPAVYLNAEEFVEGKSFDLTSFITYYSSLVLAEAIKFMEPKRKFTLVLKQRGEEAMNTLRELLGYVKLSFNIDLVSVGLSLEGRGSKDNIRELMDLPQEIAGKVGKDFVVVIDEFQFLRLGEQNFPGLFHLIRSKWQFHGNVEYVVSGSSVGMLERLFSSREESFYQFFFPIYVNPFSRETSLDFLRRGFEDEGVRYEAESLKSVVEELDGIPAWLNYFGLKALGCGKVNDPCVRRVLEEMLVDPMVVNIVREEYNKLSGNARKVIKFLAEKGGRGDLRGINLGKSSLNEGIRKLINDGYMKREERGIYSLTDPLMAKVLKVL
- the cas5 gene encoding CRISPR-associated protein Cas5 gives rise to the protein MREMKALLFHVKGAMAHFRKVFSNSTSLSYYFPPRTTLMGMIAGAMGKERDSYYEELNQYEISVNPLTGLRKIMFGETYLDTDEVSVTSLRKLKQGVPTGREFVVPAGEEFLGYEVVVYPFNEVMMKSLRAPVYPISLGPANMLGWIDQVQEIQCEEFNSISGKINSVSTLKPEIEKDIRIAIEEMVPRAFDSGRHSGPLTTYFLEIRGKPVTVKGSAKGVKCGERNYLFL
- the cas7b gene encoding type I-B CRISPR-associated protein Cas7/Csh2, with protein sequence MTKINNNSEILFLYEAKLTNPNGDPDDENRPRMDPKTKRNLVSDVRLKRYFRDYIISKLGEDSVWVTKIEGKNVDATERLKRIGSPKDVLAKCIDARLFGATIPEKGEQKGKSTSFTGPVQFTWGYSLHKVDMVDSRSITSLFSGRDTGYGNIGKDYRVYYSLIAFHGAVSAKRAEITGASEEDLKTLDNSLWDSLVTETVTRSKLGQRPLLYLRVEYSSPEKMKGDLRRFVKVKEKSESVRDLTDLEVNLDALVNLVSSNDVIKVVARCSDDFKGFCEQVKSACDEGKKNCIVG
- the cas3 gene encoding CRISPR-associated helicase Cas3', whose amino-acid sequence is MSFRSHPDKLLIDHLREVGEGAENLVPSDLKTASYIAGSHHDLGKYTAQFQTHLKTGKAVRCSSHASISALFAFNTAIENNLDPLTSVLVMTAVKSHHGRLQGLTSISKWLDTLRYQEDTCIREQYEQVRRNGTETRSLKFPPNLDMDLDQVIERARRAVRDARLRDNAWRNYFLGTLIFSSLIDADKHSASGNEFTETTPLHLEEVYRFHDNLPGNKMKDLRDALFEAVRKWDARGEVVGIISPTGTGKTLAGILAAVRDGRRVIYSLPFISIVEQTFDVASTIFPDRVLKFHHMAYPDEDDENKSPEDLLLMVESWDYPMVVTTFESLLSTFLSYKNVNLKRLHSLYGSVVILDEVQAIPAHKWYVVKEALDEISKALDIHFILMSATVPRLLTPREVIDPLKGREPNRVRVGFENRIISPEELAQELAENFEGSVMVELNTISSAERVADELVKYRIPVEFLSTHVTPHDRKLRIDRMKERLRRGDTFVLVTTQVVEAGVDLDFPMVYRDLGPLDSIIQAAGRCNRNFNLEMGEVRVKRVKRESDRTDFSLVYGKFTEDVTLRVIREKFEEKDFRGMLDQYYGELERTRDLVHQSEDVKEIVKMLDYDKMSFSLIEEEPKYSVLILENEEAERNLEELRRAMNVKGYERRALIKKWRAKVEEYTVKVWEEPKDLEYDDRLNLYISPKEKYHRIKGFVMGEDQESLLW
- a CDS encoding TM1802 family CRISPR-associated protein — its product is MFASLKTIGELKRTTGSSLPVQEIKPKGKGPHVFRLIIFDNDQHMVTHEDIEFTSNTVHEWRYVGNAKANKPMDRLTTTGLNYILGFDKNKEIEKPNKWVLNVAQSIPKVGEYLKRVTSWYSPEEWKDKIGEDWFNAVLYSVAVKEKGERIDLAKLKEYEEYILGMGADEKGEVRCQLCGRPTSMDNPDYPGGTLLKIYITDKKGFTSGIHDSREARFRTHVVCRDCKNLLELGQRFIMDKMQIRVGKLSAYVVPSIAKGNNPKVLDLIKVEGSGWIVSFESLRKTEIEVYDEADFMNWVYAVTLIWGSAQQSKFSVSRVMYDISFPRFLEVKRVSGELERGLSIKDLTGWSLDVNALYAVTPIKESSRGVIATPFLDIMSSILEGYSLDRTYVLSSFLQVMKCVRTGTCQNSLSMKLSLEKASLISTGFIRLLEQLSDMSLTQTSKDSISDPKEYAESLGLTKGKKGLFLLGVVTASVGTAQWKKGDKKKAVLDRIDFEGMDLSDVRVYASRLMESLRDYNILKYNEGLLGEAVSMINEDKESLSSPEENVFWILSGYSWRTLNLMKSGEIKEEEEND
- the cas1b gene encoding type I-B CRISPR-associated endonuclease Cas1b — protein: MKRLFILANGTLKRKGNTLSLITKEGTKYVPITTISSIYVFGEVRFNKRLIQFLSRNHIPVHFFGKRYLGTFYPRLFNASGFMVLKQVQTYLDPKMRAGLARKFVEGAIKNMATVLRENNFQEDAVKLREYLKLLPEDVDGIMGVEGNARSFYFESLDKILDQDFRLVRRSRRPPENMGNSLMSLMNTVLYAAVLDEVYQTHLDPRVGFLHSTNFRRFSLNLDVAEVFRPVIVDRLMISMINRREITKDDFEEMTAGLKLTQGGLRKVLTALDKRLSSTVKVGNRKMTYSRIIRAELYKIERHLSGDVEYSPFLIR